The following proteins are encoded in a genomic region of Pseudodesulfovibrio mercurii:
- a CDS encoding ATP-binding cassette domain-containing protein, producing MLNVDMTKRLKHFDLDLAFSCAPGEITAVIGPSGAGKTTLVRLLAGLERPDTGRIVFEDTVWADAEKRIFVPARKRGLSLVFQDYTLFPHLTVRKNVAFAASDERRVDELMTMFGIRHLESSRPSAISGGERQRAAFCQALARDPVLLLLDEPFSALDVANRRNLRSCLKELKGELNIPILHVTHDLDEALFLGDTIMAVESGRIAPNWLKEQQAIQRRLAMTGLARGEGPSAAHAGEPPMAGHALLGCG from the coding sequence ATGCTCAACGTGGATATGACCAAACGGTTGAAGCACTTCGACCTGGACCTGGCCTTCTCCTGCGCGCCGGGCGAGATCACCGCGGTGATCGGGCCCTCGGGCGCGGGCAAGACCACCCTGGTTCGGCTGCTGGCCGGGCTGGAACGTCCGGACACGGGCCGGATCGTCTTCGAGGATACGGTCTGGGCCGACGCGGAAAAGCGGATCTTCGTGCCCGCCCGCAAGCGCGGCCTGAGCTTGGTCTTTCAGGACTACACCCTGTTTCCGCATCTGACCGTGCGCAAGAACGTGGCCTTTGCCGCGTCCGACGAACGCCGGGTGGACGAGCTCATGACCATGTTCGGCATCCGCCACCTGGAGTCGAGCAGGCCGTCGGCCATCTCCGGCGGCGAACGCCAGCGGGCGGCCTTTTGTCAGGCCCTGGCCCGCGATCCGGTCCTGCTCCTGCTGGACGAACCGTTTTCGGCCCTGGACGTGGCCAACCGGCGCAACCTGCGCAGTTGCCTCAAGGAACTCAAGGGCGAGCTGAACATCCCCATCCTGCACGTGACCCACGACCTGGACGAGGCCTTGTTCCTGGGCGACACCATCATGGCCGTGGAGAGCGGCCGCATCGCCCCCAACTGGCTCAAGGAGCAGCAGGCCATTCAGCGCCGTCTGGCCATGACCGGCCTGGCCCGGGGCGAGGGGCCTTCGGCGGCCCATGCCGGGGAACCGCCCATGGCCGGGCACGCGCTGCTCGGCTGCGGATGA
- the modB gene encoding molybdate ABC transporter permease subunit, which translates to MDWTPLILSAKLALWTMLLIPILASPMASLLAFGRFKGKSLLDAVVTLPMVMPPTVLGFALLVVMGPRGYLGGLWEDVTGNRLVFSFPGILMASMVFNLPFAVQPLRASLEKLDPRLLESAAVLGLSPLSTFFRIVLPNCLGGLAAASILVFAHSLGEFGVILMVGGSIPGQTQVASVAIFEAVEALRFDDAFRMSAALIPVCFAVLLIINKINARRT; encoded by the coding sequence ATGGATTGGACTCCACTGATCCTGTCGGCCAAGCTGGCCCTCTGGACCATGTTGCTCATTCCCATCTTGGCCTCCCCGATGGCCAGCCTGCTGGCCTTCGGGAGGTTCAAGGGCAAGAGCCTTCTCGACGCCGTCGTCACCCTGCCCATGGTCATGCCGCCCACGGTGCTCGGCTTCGCCCTGCTCGTGGTCATGGGACCGCGCGGCTACCTGGGCGGATTGTGGGAGGATGTCACCGGCAACCGGCTGGTCTTCAGCTTCCCCGGCATCCTCATGGCCTCCATGGTCTTCAACCTGCCGTTCGCGGTCCAGCCCCTGCGTGCCTCCCTGGAAAAGCTGGACCCGAGGCTGCTCGAAAGCGCGGCGGTCCTGGGACTGTCGCCCCTGTCGACCTTCTTCCGCATCGTCCTGCCCAACTGCCTGGGTGGACTGGCCGCCGCGTCCATTCTGGTCTTCGCGCACAGCCTGGGTGAATTCGGCGTCATCCTCATGGTCGGCGGCAGCATACCGGGGCAGACCCAGGTTGCCTCGGTGGCCATCTTCGAGGCGGTCGAGGCCCTGCGCTTCGACGACGCCTTCCGCATGTCGGCGGCCCTGATCCCCGTCTGCTTCGCGGTGCTGCTGATAATCAACAAAATCAATGCGAGGCGCACATAA
- the modA gene encoding molybdate ABC transporter substrate-binding protein: protein MKRICSLILVLCLLVPSGAFAADLFIAQAANFTPVLKEIIPLFEKSTGLKVEATYASTGKLYGQIVNNAPYDMLMAADEKRPAKLFADGLAEEPFVYAKGQVVLWSNDKNFCGGDWKATVVNPAVKRVSIANTETAPYGTSSMKAMQAVGIWDKVQPKLVFGQSISQAFQFASTGSADVGFCAYSSVFTDEGKKGCFTVVDEAPPVIQAACVLKSAPHPEAAAKFVKFLATPEVQALKIKYGYK, encoded by the coding sequence ATGAAACGCATTTGCTCATTGATACTTGTCCTTTGTCTGCTCGTCCCCTCGGGGGCGTTCGCCGCGGATCTGTTTATCGCCCAGGCGGCCAACTTCACCCCGGTGCTCAAGGAGATCATCCCGCTCTTCGAGAAGTCCACCGGGCTCAAGGTCGAGGCCACCTACGCCTCCACCGGCAAGCTGTACGGCCAGATCGTCAACAACGCGCCCTACGACATGCTCATGGCCGCCGATGAGAAGCGCCCGGCCAAGCTCTTCGCCGACGGCCTGGCCGAAGAGCCCTTCGTCTACGCCAAGGGCCAGGTGGTCCTGTGGTCCAACGACAAGAATTTCTGCGGCGGCGACTGGAAGGCCACGGTGGTCAACCCGGCCGTCAAGCGCGTGTCCATCGCCAACACCGAGACCGCTCCCTACGGCACCTCGTCCATGAAGGCCATGCAGGCCGTGGGCATCTGGGACAAGGTCCAGCCCAAGCTGGTCTTCGGCCAGTCCATCTCCCAGGCCTTCCAGTTCGCCTCCACCGGCTCGGCCGACGTGGGCTTCTGCGCCTACTCCTCGGTCTTCACCGACGAAGGCAAGAAGGGCTGCTTCACCGTGGTTGACGAAGCCCCGCCGGTCATCCAGGCCGCCTGCGTGCTCAAGTCCGCTCCCCATCCCGAAGCGGCCGCCAAGTTCGTGAAGTTCCTGGCCACCCCCGAGGTGCAGGCGCTGAAGATCAAGTACGGATATAAATAG
- a CDS encoding methyl-accepting chemotaxis protein → MFANLSLKVKVLALALLGPVIVALVLSVHQAIKIRSDAETGIVQQSRALILMAEAARNEMAKKLNMGIIVPFDQLGSQEKLLESIPVITAINIAKQQARKLNYNFRVPKVAPRNPVNKPTPIEEQVLAELKAKDLKEKILIENNEIRYFRPIRLTKECLYCHGDNKGDRDPVGGVKEGWKEGEIHGAFEIITSLDEVNASVAKAELFAAGETLAVLLAVGILVWVLVKLIIVGPLFRIRTYAKAVAEGDIEARPEGHFAAELGVVKEAIQTMVGNLKAKMFEAAQKQDEAEHAQGRAERAMEEAKAQETRTNGLLTTMQRIAGEASLIAEQVTSAADELSSQADQVSRGADVQRDRTTQTATAMEEMNATVLEVARNSSDSAESAANARTQAQEGAKVVRQAIDAIREVHDLTATLKQSMGQLGNQTTDIGQIMNVIEDIADQTNLLALNAAIEAARAGEAGRGFAVVADEVRKLAEKTMAATKEVGDAIQVIQDAASANIRSVDHAALAVEQATDLANRSGEALESIVQYADDTSGRVQSIATAAEEQSAASEEINRAVDDINLIASETAEGMNQSAEAINELARLSNQLLKLIEEMNAH, encoded by the coding sequence ATGTTCGCCAATTTGAGCCTGAAGGTCAAAGTGCTGGCCCTGGCCCTGCTCGGGCCGGTCATCGTCGCCCTGGTGCTGTCCGTGCACCAGGCCATCAAGATTCGCAGCGATGCCGAAACCGGCATCGTCCAACAGAGCCGGGCGCTCATCCTCATGGCCGAGGCCGCCCGGAACGAAATGGCCAAAAAGCTCAACATGGGCATCATCGTGCCCTTCGACCAGCTCGGCTCCCAGGAAAAGCTCCTGGAGTCCATCCCGGTCATCACCGCCATCAACATCGCCAAGCAGCAGGCCAGGAAGCTGAACTACAACTTCCGTGTTCCCAAGGTCGCGCCGCGCAACCCGGTGAACAAGCCCACGCCCATTGAGGAACAGGTCCTGGCCGAACTCAAGGCCAAGGACCTGAAAGAAAAGATCCTCATCGAAAACAATGAAATACGCTACTTCCGGCCCATCCGCCTGACCAAGGAATGCCTCTACTGCCACGGCGACAACAAGGGCGACCGCGACCCGGTGGGCGGGGTCAAGGAAGGCTGGAAGGAAGGCGAGATCCACGGCGCGTTCGAGATCATCACCTCCCTGGACGAGGTCAACGCCAGCGTGGCCAAGGCCGAACTCTTCGCCGCGGGCGAGACCCTGGCCGTGCTCCTGGCCGTGGGCATCCTGGTCTGGGTCCTGGTCAAGCTGATCATCGTCGGCCCGCTCTTCCGCATCCGGACCTACGCCAAGGCCGTGGCCGAGGGCGACATCGAGGCCCGGCCCGAGGGCCACTTCGCCGCCGAACTGGGCGTGGTCAAGGAGGCCATCCAAACCATGGTCGGCAACCTCAAGGCCAAGATGTTCGAGGCCGCCCAGAAGCAGGACGAGGCCGAACACGCCCAGGGCCGCGCCGAACGGGCCATGGAGGAGGCCAAGGCCCAGGAGACCAGGACCAACGGGCTGCTGACCACCATGCAGCGCATCGCGGGCGAGGCCTCGCTCATCGCCGAACAGGTCACCTCGGCGGCCGACGAACTCTCCTCCCAGGCCGACCAGGTCAGCCGGGGCGCGGACGTCCAGCGCGACCGCACCACCCAGACCGCCACAGCCATGGAAGAGATGAACGCCACGGTCCTCGAAGTGGCCCGCAACTCCTCCGACTCCGCCGAATCCGCGGCCAACGCCCGGACCCAGGCCCAGGAGGGCGCCAAGGTCGTGCGCCAGGCCATCGACGCCATCCGCGAGGTCCACGACCTGACCGCCACCCTCAAGCAGTCCATGGGCCAGCTCGGCAACCAGACCACCGACATCGGCCAGATCATGAACGTCATCGAGGACATCGCCGACCAGACCAACCTGCTGGCCCTGAACGCGGCCATCGAGGCCGCCCGCGCGGGCGAGGCCGGTCGCGGCTTCGCCGTGGTCGCGGACGAGGTCCGCAAGCTGGCCGAAAAGACCATGGCCGCCACCAAGGAGGTCGGCGACGCCATCCAGGTCATCCAGGACGCGGCCTCGGCCAACATCCGCAGCGTGGATCACGCGGCCCTGGCCGTGGAACAGGCCACCGACCTGGCCAACCGGTCCGGCGAGGCCCTGGAATCCATCGTCCAGTACGCCGACGACACCTCGGGCCGGGTGCAGTCCATCGCCACGGCGGCCGAGGAACAGTCCGCCGCGTCCGAGGAAATCAACCGCGCCGTGGACGACATCAACCTCATCGCCTCGGAGACCGCCGAGGGCATGAACCAGTCCGCCGAGGCCATCAACGAACTGGCCCGGCTGTCGAACCAGCTCCTCAAACTCATCGAGGAGATGAACGCCCACTAG
- a CDS encoding substrate-binding periplasmic protein: MHTLVLLLCLAMAFCSLSTAHAESIIAASDEWCPFNCVPGALREGYVVDILRAVFEPAGIAVDYRLMGWERAVEEGRRGHVSVVIGAADDEAEGFVFPEEEIGLDHFDFYVRAGDPWRYRGPESLLGRHLGIPAGYSLAPDMAAYLKAHKDGMDIYRTAREKPAEHNLRLLVEGRLDVIADDGQVIRYLIHTRHLGDAVEYAGNDGAPVKLYIAFSPADPRSARHAALFDKGMRALRKSGRLKALLKRYGLADWR; encoded by the coding sequence ATGCACACACTGGTCCTTCTCCTCTGTCTGGCGATGGCCTTTTGCTCCCTCTCAACGGCGCACGCCGAGTCGATCATCGCGGCCTCGGACGAGTGGTGCCCGTTCAACTGCGTTCCGGGCGCCCTCCGCGAGGGATATGTCGTGGACATCCTGCGGGCCGTGTTCGAACCGGCCGGGATCGCGGTGGACTATCGCCTCATGGGCTGGGAGCGCGCTGTGGAGGAGGGCCGCCGGGGGCACGTCTCGGTGGTCATCGGCGCGGCCGACGACGAGGCGGAGGGGTTCGTCTTCCCGGAAGAGGAGATCGGCCTGGACCACTTCGATTTTTACGTGCGGGCCGGCGATCCCTGGCGGTACCGGGGGCCGGAGTCGCTCCTGGGCAGGCACCTGGGAATCCCGGCCGGGTATTCCCTGGCCCCGGACATGGCCGCGTATCTGAAGGCCCACAAGGACGGGATGGATATCTACCGCACCGCCAGGGAAAAGCCCGCCGAGCACAACCTCCGGCTGCTGGTGGAAGGGCGGCTGGACGTCATCGCCGACGACGGGCAGGTCATCCGTTACCTCATCCATACCCGGCATCTCGGGGATGCCGTCGAGTACGCCGGAAACGACGGCGCCCCCGTGAAGCTCTACATCGCGTTTTCGCCCGCCGATCCCCGGTCCGCCCGGCACGCCGCCCTGTTCGACAAGGGCATGCGGGCCCTGCGGAAGTCGGGGCGGCTGAAGGCCCTCCTCAAGCGCTACGGGCTGGCCGACTGGCGGTAG
- a CDS encoding sigma-54 interaction domain-containing protein yields MSIADPAALIRSLSNKQGLAALLDVLPLGVAIMDRDGTLLAVNRNYESLTGVTGEQVLGIRCLHALRSDYCMRSCPVLGGWTDKRTRTVEANIINREREKVSVHLTLAPLVAEDGSIRGVIETLMPASVHALDEIVSGVSGLGELVGRSPEVRKIFAMTPSIAQTDSPVLITGETGTGKDMLAEEIHKESDRDGPFVKVNCGALPVPLLESELFGHVKNALPGADHAKPGRLRMAHGGSLFITEIGDLPLPLQTKLLAYMDDHAVRPIGSTKVVHTDVRIMAASHYDLEDMVRHKRFRRDLLYRLNVIRLHLPPLRERGEDLLLLQDHFLKMFQVRYGKKVDRFSKNVETLLRSYEFPGNIRELRNLIEYAVNFCDTNVVRMRHLPGYLLHGPNLPENLSVPPRPVEAGAVRAAPPERWEDVQRKMILEALVKTGGRKTKAAELLGWGRSTLWRKMKHFGIE; encoded by the coding sequence ATGTCCATAGCCGATCCGGCCGCGCTGATACGGAGTCTGTCGAACAAGCAGGGGCTTGCGGCCCTGCTCGACGTGTTGCCGTTGGGCGTGGCCATCATGGACCGGGACGGCACCCTGCTGGCGGTGAACCGGAACTACGAGTCCCTGACCGGGGTGACGGGCGAGCAGGTACTGGGCATCCGCTGCCTGCACGCCCTGCGTTCGGACTACTGTATGCGCAGCTGCCCGGTGCTGGGCGGGTGGACGGACAAACGCACGCGCACCGTGGAGGCGAACATCATCAACCGCGAGCGGGAGAAGGTCAGCGTGCATCTGACCCTGGCCCCGCTGGTGGCCGAGGACGGGTCCATCCGGGGGGTCATCGAGACCCTGATGCCCGCCTCGGTGCACGCCCTGGACGAGATCGTCAGCGGAGTTTCGGGCCTGGGCGAACTGGTGGGACGCAGCCCGGAGGTGCGCAAGATCTTCGCCATGACCCCGTCCATCGCCCAGACGGATTCGCCGGTGCTGATCACGGGCGAGACCGGCACGGGCAAGGACATGCTGGCCGAGGAGATCCACAAGGAGTCGGACCGGGACGGCCCGTTCGTCAAAGTCAACTGCGGGGCCCTGCCGGTGCCCCTGCTGGAATCCGAACTGTTCGGACACGTCAAGAACGCCCTGCCCGGAGCGGACCACGCCAAGCCCGGCCGGCTGCGCATGGCCCACGGCGGGTCGCTGTTCATCACCGAGATCGGGGACCTGCCCCTGCCGTTACAGACCAAACTCCTGGCCTACATGGACGACCACGCGGTCCGGCCCATCGGGTCCACCAAGGTGGTCCACACGGACGTGCGCATCATGGCCGCCAGCCACTACGACCTGGAGGACATGGTCCGGCACAAGCGGTTCCGGCGGGACCTGCTCTACCGGCTGAACGTCATCCGCCTGCACCTGCCGCCCCTGCGCGAGCGGGGCGAGGATCTGCTGCTGTTGCAGGACCACTTCCTAAAGATGTTCCAGGTGCGCTACGGCAAAAAGGTGGACCGTTTCTCCAAGAACGTGGAGACACTGCTGCGGTCCTACGAATTTCCGGGCAACATCCGGGAGCTGCGCAACCTGATCGAATACGCGGTCAACTTCTGCGACACCAACGTGGTCCGCATGCGCCACCTGCCGGGCTACCTGCTCCACGGGCCGAACCTGCCCGAGAACCTGTCCGTGCCGCCCCGGCCGGTGGAGGCGGGCGCGGTCCGGGCGGCCCCCCCCGAGCGCTGGGAGGACGTGCAGCGCAAGATGATCCTGGAGGCCCTGGTCAAGACCGGCGGCCGCAAGACCAAGGCGGCCGAGCTGCTGGGCTGGGGCCGCTCCACCCTGTGGCGCAAGATGAAACACTTCGGCATCGAGTAG
- a CDS encoding NifB/NifX family molybdenum-iron cluster-binding protein, with product MENILIPLMDNELSPRFDLAPEVLIISITRETSAMGTLSERVINFETPSAEAMYRLVMAENIQTIICAGMEKEVYEFLKRKGIKVLDNVCGPVDPILEAYLAGHLSSGQNYF from the coding sequence ATGGAAAACATCCTCATTCCGCTCATGGACAACGAGCTGTCCCCCCGCTTCGACCTCGCGCCCGAGGTGCTGATCATCTCCATCACCCGCGAGACCAGCGCCATGGGCACCCTGAGCGAGCGGGTCATCAACTTCGAGACCCCATCGGCCGAGGCCATGTACCGGCTGGTCATGGCCGAAAACATCCAGACCATCATCTGCGCGGGCATGGAGAAGGAGGTCTACGAATTTCTCAAACGCAAGGGGATCAAGGTCCTGGACAACGTCTGCGGTCCCGTGGACCCCATTCTCGAGGCCTATCTGGCCGGACACCTCTCTTCCGGCCAAAATTATTTCTGA
- a CDS encoding CBS domain-containing protein has translation MKVKELMIPVDNYLTLGTDASLGDVASTLKSGGHRDILIVDEQGAFAGVLSMSDMITALEPNYKKLFKKDLSSDTLSNRYVAEQFKEFNLWTDTLTNICARGVQIKVTDAMHIPEEDQYIDEDSDIEYGVHMYMIGTPQPLIVRDNGRVTGVLRMSDVFNEIIGRMNTCAMAD, from the coding sequence ATGAAAGTCAAGGAACTGATGATTCCGGTGGACAACTACCTGACGCTGGGCACGGATGCCTCGCTCGGCGACGTGGCCTCCACGCTCAAGAGCGGCGGGCACCGGGACATCCTCATCGTGGACGAACAGGGCGCCTTCGCCGGGGTCCTGAGCATGTCCGACATGATCACCGCGTTGGAACCCAACTACAAGAAACTTTTCAAGAAAGACCTGTCCAGCGACACCCTGTCCAACCGCTATGTCGCCGAGCAGTTCAAGGAATTCAATCTCTGGACGGACACCCTGACCAACATCTGCGCCCGAGGCGTGCAGATCAAGGTCACGGACGCCATGCACATCCCCGAGGAAGACCAATACATAGATGAGGACAGCGACATCGAATACGGCGTGCACATGTACATGATCGGCACGCCCCAGCCGCTGATCGTCCGCGACAACGGCCGGGTCACCGGCGTGCTGCGCATGTCCGACGTCTTCAACGAAATCATCGGCCGCATGAACACCTGCGCCATGGCCGACTAG
- a CDS encoding SLC13 family permease: METARTAKPAFDWKRLVFMLTGVLLFAIVYFSSPWPDAIDPMGEHFPLSVQAKGAIAVFLLAGTWWVFEVVPIGVTSLMIGILQVMFLIRPAKVAFKDFMDPSVLFIFASIMIGLVFTKTGLTKRLAYKMLDIVGERTSMIYLGVFVVTAALTHIMAHTAVAATIYPLLLAIYALYGEGDRPTKFGKGLFIGMAYVAGAGSIITLLGAARGAVALGFFKEIVGVDVGFFRLTYFMAPIGWGMTFLLWGFFMVVCKPEKDRIPGLREKARELNAKMGGLTREEILAAIIVCTVIVIMSLRAFVPALKAVDKTAIILCSSVLFFVFKILDIKDLEDIPWNIILLFAGAMSIGFCLWETGAAKWMAVNWLVMFQDANAFVFIMSIAFFVMIMTNFIMNVAAIAISLPVALVIAPYLGVAPEVILYASLVMAGMPFLLLVGAAPNAIAYDSGQFTPGEFFLLGIPASLLLMVLVAAAVQFIWPLMGMPIRIAAGG; the protein is encoded by the coding sequence ATGGAGACCGCACGCACCGCAAAACCCGCCTTTGACTGGAAACGCCTGGTGTTCATGCTCACGGGCGTCCTGCTTTTCGCCATCGTCTATTTCAGTTCGCCCTGGCCCGACGCCATCGACCCCATGGGCGAGCACTTCCCCCTGTCGGTCCAGGCCAAGGGCGCCATAGCCGTGTTCCTGCTGGCCGGCACCTGGTGGGTCTTCGAGGTGGTGCCCATCGGCGTGACCTCGCTGATGATCGGCATCCTCCAGGTCATGTTCCTGATCCGCCCGGCCAAGGTGGCCTTCAAGGACTTCATGGACCCGTCGGTCCTGTTCATCTTCGCCTCCATCATGATCGGCCTGGTCTTCACCAAGACCGGCCTGACCAAGCGGCTGGCCTACAAGATGCTCGACATCGTCGGCGAACGCACCTCGATGATCTACCTCGGCGTGTTCGTGGTCACCGCCGCCCTGACCCACATCATGGCCCACACCGCCGTGGCCGCGACCATCTACCCGCTGCTGCTGGCCATCTACGCCCTGTACGGCGAGGGCGACCGGCCGACCAAGTTCGGCAAGGGGCTGTTCATCGGCATGGCCTACGTGGCCGGCGCGGGCTCCATCATCACCCTGCTCGGCGCGGCCCGCGGCGCTGTGGCGCTCGGCTTCTTCAAGGAAATCGTCGGCGTGGACGTCGGCTTCTTCCGGCTGACCTACTTTATGGCCCCCATCGGCTGGGGCATGACCTTCCTGCTCTGGGGCTTCTTCATGGTCGTCTGCAAGCCCGAGAAGGACCGCATCCCCGGCCTGCGCGAAAAGGCCCGCGAGCTCAACGCCAAGATGGGCGGCCTGACCCGCGAGGAAATCCTGGCCGCCATCATCGTCTGCACGGTCATCGTCATCATGTCCCTGCGGGCCTTCGTCCCGGCGCTCAAGGCCGTGGACAAGACCGCCATCATCCTCTGCTCCTCGGTCCTCTTCTTCGTCTTCAAGATTCTGGACATCAAGGACCTCGAAGACATCCCCTGGAACATCATCCTGCTCTTCGCCGGCGCCATGTCCATCGGCTTCTGCCTGTGGGAGACCGGCGCGGCCAAGTGGATGGCCGTCAACTGGCTGGTCATGTTCCAGGATGCCAACGCGTTCGTCTTCATCATGTCCATCGCCTTCTTCGTGATGATCATGACCAACTTCATCATGAACGTGGCGGCCATCGCCATCTCGCTCCCCGTGGCCCTGGTCATCGCCCCCTACCTGGGCGTGGCCCCCGAAGTCATCCTGTACGCCTCGCTGGTCATGGCGGGCATGCCCTTCCTGCTCCTGGTGGGCGCGGCGCCCAACGCCATCGCCTACGACTCGGGACAGTTCACCCCCGGTGAATTCTTCCTCCTGGGCATCCCGGCGTCCCTGCTGCTGATGGTCCTGGTCGCCGCCGCAGTCCAGTTCATCTGGCCGCTCATGGGCATGCCCATCCGCATCGCCGCCGGAGGCTAG
- a CDS encoding transferase translates to MEKLEELFDHIASRVNVNLKPMGIDVRSILQHSIPRERHLLYYAFYALTEDHPISFKFKNSNLAGTYFLGKTLVDSSVLYKSNVRGDELKRKGDVVEFNGVKTKLFYDEVIRIINSYLVKTLVHNNSKNPETPEVFRILNSAAMHYSNIHGTTLEGVYLGAFATADLSIMHNCVIGDFAYVQAGDLSRLTVEPGRVWIKSGDLFEFDYRYPEGVIEQYVKLDNNGHLTGKFVDYVDEFKEDFVPIYSTARPENDHVVPETAYVSPYAVLKGKCEVGENALIVQRAHVEDSFIGKGSNAQENCYIKNSVYEGNNVTAHGGKVIWATVGQNVFVGFNSFIQGRQDCPITIGRDSIVMPHTIIDAEECIEIPDNSAIWGYVTKQADLKTQCIDLDELARSTDITLGNATFKGDGKAFVDAFRHRIDHIREENGAYFDGSDKTRGHAQKTRDAAFNILQPFQSGKDAGMYPTMTIGD, encoded by the coding sequence ATGGAAAAACTCGAAGAACTGTTCGATCACATAGCGTCCAGGGTGAACGTCAACCTCAAGCCCATGGGCATCGACGTCCGCTCCATCCTTCAGCACTCCATCCCGCGCGAACGGCACCTGCTGTACTACGCGTTCTACGCCCTGACCGAAGACCACCCCATCAGCTTCAAATTCAAGAACTCCAACCTCGCCGGGACCTACTTCCTGGGCAAGACCCTGGTGGACAGCTCGGTCCTGTACAAGTCCAACGTGCGCGGCGACGAGCTCAAGCGCAAGGGCGACGTGGTCGAGTTCAACGGGGTCAAGACCAAGCTCTTCTACGACGAGGTCATCCGGATCATCAATTCCTACCTGGTCAAGACCCTGGTCCACAACAACTCCAAGAACCCCGAGACGCCCGAGGTCTTCCGCATCCTCAACTCGGCGGCCATGCACTACTCCAACATCCACGGGACCACGCTCGAGGGCGTGTACCTCGGGGCCTTCGCCACCGCCGACCTGTCCATCATGCACAACTGCGTCATCGGCGACTTCGCCTACGTCCAGGCGGGCGACCTCTCCCGGCTGACCGTGGAGCCCGGCCGGGTCTGGATCAAATCCGGCGACCTGTTCGAGTTCGACTACCGCTATCCCGAAGGGGTCATCGAGCAGTACGTCAAGCTGGACAACAACGGCCACCTGACCGGCAAGTTCGTGGACTACGTGGACGAGTTCAAGGAGGACTTCGTGCCCATCTACTCCACGGCCCGGCCCGAGAACGACCACGTCGTGCCCGAGACCGCCTACGTCTCGCCCTACGCGGTCCTCAAGGGCAAATGCGAGGTGGGCGAGAACGCGCTCATCGTGCAGCGCGCCCACGTGGAGGACTCCTTCATCGGCAAGGGCTCCAACGCCCAGGAGAACTGCTACATCAAGAACTCGGTCTACGAGGGCAACAACGTCACCGCCCACGGCGGCAAGGTCATCTGGGCCACGGTGGGCCAGAACGTCTTCGTGGGCTTCAACTCCTTCATCCAGGGACGGCAGGACTGCCCCATCACCATCGGCCGCGACTCCATCGTCATGCCCCACACCATCATCGACGCCGAGGAGTGCATCGAGATTCCGGACAACTCCGCCATCTGGGGGTACGTGACCAAACAGGCCGACCTGAAGACCCAGTGCATCGACCTGGACGAACTGGCCCGGTCCACCGACATCACCCTGGGCAACGCCACCTTCAAGGGCGACGGCAAAGCTTTCGTCGATGCGTTCAGACACCGCATCGATCACATCCGTGAAGAAAACGGCGCATACTTCGACGGGTCCGACAAGACCCGCGGACATGCCCAAAAGACGCGGGATGCGGCCTTCAACATCCTCCAGCCCTTCCAATCGGGCAAGGATGCGGGCATGTATCCGACAATGACCATCGGGGACTAG